The proteins below are encoded in one region of Terriglobia bacterium:
- a CDS encoding gas vesicle protein K: MTDIRKITPEEIAAAVSEMNRELKAVGEGAIDRIDCSPENIEQGLARLVLSLIELLRRLLERQAIRRMEGGSLGDTKVEEMGQALMRLEAKVNELAAAFGLKPEDLNLELGPLGNLLDK, from the coding sequence ATGACAGACATTCGCAAGATCACGCCAGAGGAAATTGCCGCTGCGGTCTCTGAGATGAACCGCGAGCTAAAGGCCGTGGGCGAGGGCGCAATCGACCGGATTGATTGTTCTCCGGAAAACATTGAGCAAGGGCTTGCGCGGCTTGTGCTCAGTTTAATTGAGCTGTTGCGGCGTCTGCTGGAGCGCCAGGCTATCCGTCGCATGGAAGGTGGATCGTTAGGCGATACAAAGGTGGAAGAGATGGGGCAGGCGCTGATGCGCCTGGAAGCCAAGGTCAACGAGCTTGCCGCCGCCTTTGGACTTAAGCCGGAAGACCTGAACCTTGAGCTGGGCCCTCTGGGAAATCTTCTGGACAAATAA
- a CDS encoding gas vesicle protein — MQRVPTVSGTANLLDILDRVLDKGLVIAGDIRVSLANVELLTIRIRLLVCSVDKAEAIGLNWWKYDPNLTAPVPENVVRRTQLPGAPPASQTPNRKRPAVRAKRVK; from the coding sequence ATGCAAAGAGTTCCTACGGTTTCCGGAACAGCAAACCTGCTGGACATCCTTGATCGAGTACTCGATAAAGGGCTTGTGATTGCGGGTGACATCCGCGTTTCGCTTGCCAACGTGGAGTTGCTCACGATCCGTATCCGGCTGCTTGTTTGTTCTGTCGATAAAGCTGAGGCCATAGGTCTCAATTGGTGGAAGTACGATCCTAATCTCACGGCTCCTGTGCCTGAGAACGTTGTGCGGAGGACCCAGTTACCCGGTGCGCCACCGGCGTCCCAGACGCCGAACCGGAAGAGGCCCGCTGTCCGCGCAAAAAGAGTGAAGTGA
- the gvpA gene encoding gas vesicle structural protein GvpA (There are 14 genes on the gvp gene cluster in halophilic archaea. The product of gvpA is a structural component of gas vesicles, which provide buoyancy to cells and promote flotation. It has been reported that the products of gvpAO and gvpFGJKLM represent the minimal set required for gas vesicle formation in halophilic archaea.) gives MAVERVSGGSSLIDVLDRVLDKGIVIDAWVRISLVGIDLITVEARVVVASIDTYLKYADAVGLTGLVSRPTLTEGGAEGEEGELGEVSPRTPRRRR, from the coding sequence ATGGCCGTTGAAAGAGTTTCCGGCGGATCAAGTTTAATCGATGTTCTGGATCGAGTGCTCGACAAAGGTATCGTCATTGATGCCTGGGTTCGCATTTCGCTGGTCGGCATTGACTTGATCACGGTAGAAGCCCGCGTCGTCGTTGCGTCCATTGATACCTACCTCAAGTACGCTGACGCTGTGGGTCTCACGGGTCTGGTTTCCCGTCCCACGTTGACTGAAGGCGGCGCTGAAGGTGAAGAAGGAGAACTGGGTGAAGTCAGTCCTCGTACACCCCGCCGGCGGCGGTAA